A region of Selenomonadales bacterium 4137-cl DNA encodes the following proteins:
- a CDS encoding DUF350 domain-containing protein, which translates to MGSQWANIVNFLSYLGIALPLLGLGIFLFMITTPYKEQQLIAGGGDDDRRKAGAAQAAACDLGGKILGLSLVLASAVFHAVNFADLVIWGLIGIIFQVVVFYIFELITPFTVVKEIPQGNVAVGIFSAFLSVSAGLLLAALISY; encoded by the coding sequence TTGGGTAGCCAATGGGCAAACATCGTCAACTTTCTCAGCTATCTCGGCATCGCCCTGCCCCTCCTCGGGCTCGGCATCTTCCTCTTCATGATCACCACCCCCTACAAAGAGCAGCAACTCATCGCCGGCGGCGGCGACGACGACCGCCGCAAAGCGGGCGCAGCCCAAGCCGCCGCCTGCGACCTCGGCGGCAAAATCCTCGGCCTGTCCCTCGTCCTCGCCTCGGCCGTCTTCCATGCCGTCAACTTCGCCGACCTCGTCATCTGGGGCCTCATCGGCATCATCTTCCAGGTCGTCGTCTTCTACATATTCGAACTCATCACCCCCTTCACCGTCGTCAAAGAAATCCCCCAGGGCAACGTCGCCGTCGGCATCTTCTCCGCCTTCCTCAGCGTATCCGCCGGCCTCCTCCTCGCCGCCCTCATCAGCTACTAA